A single window of Sulfurimonas sp. hsl 1-7 DNA harbors:
- the panB gene encoding 3-methyl-2-oxobutanoate hydroxymethyltransferase, with protein sequence MGKKLTISSIKKQKGVKPLVMITAYDALFAKLFENSADMILVGDSLNMSFAGKGDTISATLDQMIYHTNAVCNGAKDTFVVCDMPFGTYLNKKEALKNATKVFQNTSADCVKIEGGKDKADIIKHLTTNGIAVCGHIGLLPQSVRSEGGYKVKGKSEEEKEQLLKDAKAVEKAGAFCMVIEGTKADVAKEIAESVAIPVIGIGAGADVDGQVLVFSDMLGFFEEFTPKFVKKYLDGATVVKDAVAQYADEVQNKTFPKEEHTY encoded by the coding sequence ATGGGTAAAAAATTAACTATATCTTCTATAAAAAAGCAAAAAGGTGTAAAACCGTTAGTAATGATCACTGCATATGATGCGCTTTTTGCGAAACTTTTTGAAAATAGTGCAGATATGATTTTAGTGGGTGATAGTTTAAATATGAGCTTTGCAGGCAAAGGCGATACTATTAGTGCTACACTTGATCAGATGATCTACCATACAAATGCAGTATGTAATGGGGCAAAAGATACTTTTGTCGTATGTGACATGCCTTTTGGTACATATTTAAACAAAAAAGAAGCACTGAAAAATGCCACAAAAGTGTTTCAAAACACTTCAGCTGACTGTGTGAAGATTGAGGGTGGAAAAGATAAAGCCGACATTATCAAACACCTTACAACAAATGGGATCGCTGTATGTGGTCACATAGGGCTTTTACCACAGTCTGTAAGAAGTGAAGGCGGGTACAAAGTTAAAGGCAAATCCGAAGAGGAAAAAGAGCAGCTTTTAAAAGATGCTAAAGCGGTTGAAAAAGCGGGTGCTTTTTGTATGGTGATCGAGGGTACTAAAGCAGATGTTGCCAAAGAGATTGCAGAGTCTGTTGCTATCCCTGTAATTGGGATAGGTGCAGGTGCCGATGTTGATGGACAGGTGTTGGTATTTTCTGATATGCTTGGATTTTTCGAAGAGTTTACTCCGAAGTTCGTAAAAAAATATCTTGACGGTGCGACAGTGGTAAAAGATGCAGTTGCACAGTATGCCGATGAGGTACAAAACAAAACATTTCCAAAAGAGGAACATACCTATTAA
- a CDS encoding AI-2E family transporter translates to MKPQYFIAILFATALYWMYLLYAPYLMAITIAALLAISTSNIQNYLEKHLHSKLAASFVSSLLLAALFFAPLGYFLTTLTLQLNNLEADTIKKVEDYIRELIANPPSYLLFFKPYIAGGLEDLDVNALTAGAIKFAGKVGTFSAGFLKNAFLVIVFYFFAQYNGSTIVSFLKRVVQMSSEDGTLLSRELSSVMSVVFYSIITTAMFEGALFGLAISYIGYNGLLFGIMYGFASLIPVVGGIIMWLPFMLYEFSIGNSTNAWFIALYSIVMISIIADTFIKPIIIKEINKKLLNDDDAKLNELVIFFAIIAGLTTFGFWGMILGPAITAFFLTILKLFEARTAECERKQIIVED, encoded by the coding sequence ATGAAACCACAATATTTTATAGCAATACTATTTGCAACGGCACTATACTGGATGTATCTGTTATATGCACCGTATCTAATGGCTATTACGATCGCTGCACTTTTAGCAATTTCAACATCCAATATTCAAAACTACCTGGAAAAACATCTTCATTCTAAACTGGCTGCTTCATTTGTCTCAAGCTTATTACTTGCAGCACTCTTTTTTGCACCTTTAGGATACTTTCTAACTACATTAACATTACAATTAAATAACCTTGAAGCAGATACTATTAAAAAGGTTGAAGATTATATTCGTGAACTGATTGCTAATCCTCCAAGTTATTTACTCTTTTTTAAGCCTTATATAGCAGGAGGTTTGGAAGACTTAGATGTAAATGCTTTAACGGCGGGAGCAATAAAATTTGCAGGGAAAGTAGGAACATTTTCGGCAGGATTTTTAAAGAATGCATTTTTAGTAATTGTATTTTACTTTTTCGCACAATATAACGGTTCAACAATTGTTTCATTTTTAAAACGTGTAGTACAGATGTCTTCAGAAGACGGAACTTTACTTTCACGTGAACTTTCATCTGTTATGAGTGTTGTGTTTTACTCTATCATTACTACTGCGATGTTTGAGGGTGCTTTATTTGGATTAGCTATCTCTTACATCGGTTATAATGGCCTTTTGTTTGGGATTATGTACGGTTTTGCATCACTCATCCCAGTAGTGGGCGGTATCATAATGTGGTTACCGTTTATGTTATATGAATTTTCAATAGGAAATAGTACGAATGCCTGGTTTATAGCGCTCTATTCAATTGTTATGATCTCGATTATTGCCGATACGTTTATAAAACCTATCATTATTAAAGAGATCAATAAAAAGCTTTTAAATGATGATGATGCGAAACTGAATGAGTTGGTGATTTTCTTTGCAATCATTGCAGGACTGACAACATTCGGTTTTTGGGGAATGATACTTGGACCTGCAATTACTGCATTTTTCTTGACTATTTTAAAACTTTTTGAGGCTAGAACTGCGGAGTGTGAACGAAAACAAATTATCGTAGAGGACTAA
- a CDS encoding Hpt domain-containing protein, with translation MGIRSDLDANFDFEIVDEFLDHYSMMIDSMEVMVIDLDKPNMYKRSVSELFRVFHNIKSASSYLKIEPMAKLAAFVESELEELREKEPPINDETINWLLEVSDMFAAWQDDLKLDNELSKIKFSLLKIPDTDK, from the coding sequence ATGGGTATAAGAAGTGATTTAGATGCCAATTTTGATTTTGAAATAGTCGATGAGTTTCTGGATCACTACTCTATGATGATCGATAGTATGGAAGTGATGGTTATAGACCTTGACAAGCCAAATATGTATAAAAGAAGCGTAAGCGAACTTTTCCGCGTATTTCACAATATCAAATCTGCTTCAAGCTATTTAAAAATTGAACCTATGGCAAAACTTGCTGCCTTTGTTGAATCGGAACTTGAAGAGTTACGTGAAAAAGAACCCCCTATAAATGATGAAACAATTAACTGGCTTCTTGAAGTAAGTGATATGTTTGCAGCATGGCAAGATGATCTAAAGCTCGATAACGAGCTCTCTAAAATAAAATTCTCTTTATTAAAAATCCCAGATACGGACAAATAA
- the ruvB gene encoding Holliday junction branch migration DNA helicase RuvB — protein MERVVEIETFNAEEESSEVTLRPDAWSEYIGQDQIKKNLGVFIEASKKRDEALDHVLFYGPPGLGKTTLALIIANEMQSNIKVTAAPMIEKSGDLAAILTNLEEGDILFIDEIHRLSPAVEEILYSSMEDYRIDIIIGSGPAAQTVKIDLPRFTLIGATTRAGMLSNPLRDRFGMNFRMNFYTPDELAQIIAQASRKLDKEIVHESALEIAKRSRGTPRIALRLLRRVRDFADVADERTITFDTTQYALNELGINSHGFDEMDIKLLNLLVSSKGKPMGLSTIAAALSEDEGTVEDVLEPYLIANGYLERTAKGRRATRATFDVLNMDYVNADGTLF, from the coding sequence ATGGAACGCGTAGTAGAGATTGAGACATTTAATGCTGAAGAGGAGAGTTCTGAAGTAACTTTACGCCCTGATGCTTGGAGTGAGTATATCGGCCAAGATCAGATCAAAAAAAATCTTGGCGTATTTATAGAAGCGAGTAAAAAGCGTGATGAAGCGCTTGACCATGTTCTCTTTTACGGCCCTCCGGGACTAGGGAAAACTACACTCGCCCTTATTATCGCTAATGAGATGCAAAGTAATATAAAAGTAACTGCCGCACCTATGATAGAAAAAAGCGGGGATCTTGCCGCAATTTTGACAAACTTGGAAGAGGGTGATATCCTTTTTATTGATGAGATTCATAGACTATCCCCTGCGGTTGAAGAGATTCTTTATTCCTCTATGGAAGATTATCGCATTGATATTATCATTGGAAGTGGTCCCGCAGCTCAAACGGTAAAAATAGATTTACCTCGTTTTACACTCATCGGTGCGACAACACGTGCCGGGATGCTTTCAAACCCATTACGTGATAGATTCGGTATGAATTTTCGCATGAATTTTTATACTCCGGATGAGTTGGCACAAATTATTGCGCAAGCTTCAAGAAAACTCGATAAAGAGATCGTTCATGAGTCTGCTTTAGAGATCGCAAAAAGAAGTCGTGGAACTCCCCGTATCGCTTTAAGATTACTGCGTCGTGTACGAGATTTTGCTGATGTTGCAGATGAGCGGACTATTACATTTGATACGACTCAGTATGCCTTAAATGAACTAGGAATCAATTCACACGGGTTTGACGAGATGGATATAAAACTGTTAAATCTTTTGGTGAGCTCAAAAGGAAAGCCTATGGGGCTTAGTACTATTGCAGCAGCACTGAGTGAAGATGAGGGGACGGTTGAAGATGTTCTTGAACCGTACTTGATCGCAAACGGATACTTGGAAAGAACAGCAAAAGGGAGACGTGCTACACGTGCAACTTTTGATGTTCTTAATATGGATTATGTAAATGCAGACGGGACTTTATTTTGA